The Lichenihabitans psoromatis genomic interval CGACACGCAGCGGTAAACCAGCAAGGATCCAAAGCGCACCGGCCGGAACGTCGTCGCCCGCGCGGCTATGACCCGCCACGACGCGTTTCACGTCATCGCCGCTAAGCGACGGCTCGACCGTTTCTGAGCTCATGCCTGAGGCCACCTACTCCCGGCCAGCGCATACCGACCAACCGCCAGCATCACCCAAGAATGACTCGAGTTTTACTGAATGTCATACTTAACAAACTGTTAGGGGAACTGGCAACCTCGCCCAAGCGTCTATCTACGTGCTGCCGCAGTTATGAACGGCTTTCGCCGTCATGGTGCAGTGCACAATGACGTTGCACTGCAACAATTGGTGCATTATGGAGGTGACGCGCAAGGTCCTTGTCATTGAGAGGGGCCGCGCGCAGCGGCGGCTTCAATGTCGAAGCGCCTGTGCAGGGAGTTTTACGATGACGTCTTCGAATTACGAGATCCCCAACGAGATGCGCGACTTCGCTGAAAAGAGCGTCGATCAGGCCCGCAAGGCGTTCGAAGGTTTCATGGGAGCGGCCCAGAAGGCTGTCGGTCAGGTCGACGAGAGCACATCGTCGGTGCAGAACAATGCCAAGGCGGTCGGCGGCAAGGCGATGGGCTTCGCTGAAGAAAACATCCGCTCGGCTTTCGATCATGCTCAGCGCCTCGTTCGCGCCAAGGATGTGCAGGAAGTCCTGTCGATCCAGTCCGAATATCTGCGGACGCAGATGACGACCATCCAGGAACAGGCCAAGCAACTCGGCTCGTCGATCCAGGGCGCCGTTCACAACGCGACCGAAGCCAAGTAAGGCAAAGACAGACAACGGGTCGCCCCGAACTCGATTGCTTGCCCAAACGGCATGACACCGGCTTGGACGACCCGCCCGTCGTTACACTCTGAAGTCTGCCGCCGAAAGGCGGCATTTTTCGTATCGAGGGTCGCTCTGCCATCGCGCATCGGCGAGCGCCAGGGGTTCGTCGGCGATGATGCAAACTCGGCCTTGCGCTTCGCGGGCTTTGCTTTTAGAACGCGTTTCCTGTGTTGGCCGCCATAGCTCAGTTGGTTAGAGCGCTAGATTGTGGATCTAGAGGTCCCCCGTTCGAGCCGGGGTGGTGGTACCACTTTTCACGCAGATCGATCGTGGATGGCTTATCCGATCGACACGCGCCATCAACCCGAAGTGGGTGTTTGGCGGGATTGCTGGCCCAGGGTCACTCGGTTTCCGCCATAGTAATACGGGGGATAAGGCAAGCAGATCTTCGCAAATTGTGCTTGACCCTGCTTGCGTTGTTACTCTGGCGCCCTTATCTCGGTTCAAGCAACGGAGATCGAGATGAGCGAATCAGCCTCTACCGAAGACTATATCCAAATCGCTGCCGATATCGTCTCCGCCTTCGTCAGCAATAACGCCGTGCGAGTTAGCGAATTGCCCAGCCTCATCGAGGCTGTTCACACGTCGTTGGTGAAAGCGGCGGAACAGAAAGTGGAAGAGCCCGTCGCCGAAGCGAAAGCTCCGGCTGTTCCCGTCAAAAAGTCGATCACCGACGAATTCATCATCTGCCTGGAAGACGGCAAGAAGTTCAAGTCGCTGAAGCGTCATCTCAGCACCGCCTATAATATGTCGCCCGACGAGTATCGGACGAAGTGGGGTCTGAGCCCCGACTATCCGATGGTGGCTCCTGCCTATGCTTCGGCCCGATCAAGTCTGGCGCGCCAAATGGGTCTCGGGCGCAAACGCGACGATGCTCTCGAAGAGGTCGCAACCACGGCACCGACCCATATGGAAGAAGCTCCCCAGGCGGCTTTGGCCGCGGAGGCGCCACGCAAACGTGGTCGTCCGCGCTCGATGAAGACGGCCGCTTAGGATTGAAGAACCGCTTGATCGATCGCTAGGCGGATTTCCCGAGCGCCTCGATCTGCTCGATGAGCTTGGTAAAGTCGATCGGCTTGGGGTGGTAATCGTCGCACCCCGCCGCGATGGCCTTTTCGCGATCGCCGGACATGGCATGCGCCGTCAGGGCGATGATCGGGATATGCTTGGTGGTCGCATTCGATTTGATGGTTCCGGCCGCGGTCCAGCCGTCCATGATCGGCAGGTTCATATCCAGCAGGATCACGTCGGGTTTGTCGGACACAGCCTTGTCGACGCCGCTTTGGCCATCGGTCGCGAGCACGACATCATAGCCACGGCGCTTGAGACGCCGCGACAGGAAGTCCCAGATTTCCTCGTGATCTTCGACAAGTAGAATACGCATCATCCGGTCTATACAGGTTTCCGCCCAAATTGGTTGCATAATGAGGACCGATAGCGGCCATCGCGCTCTGGGGTCACCATTTCGAGATATGCCGCCTCTAGGTTAGGCTCTCGGTAAGGTTCAGACCGATGCCCCAGACCTCAGAGTTGCCTCATGACCGACAGCCGCGACGCACCAGGCCATCCCGGAATCCAGCCACGCTGGACATCCAGCGCCAAGACAGGCGTGGGGGCCGCGATCCAGGGCGTCAGCCGGGTCAGTTTCACGGTCAGCCACGGCATTCTGAACGAGATCTACTTCCCCAGACCTGACGAAGCTTGCCTGCGGGATCTCGGGCTGATCGTCACCGACGGCACGCATTACTTCTCGGAGGAGAAGCGCGCGACCGACAGT includes:
- a CDS encoding MucR family transcriptional regulator translates to MSESASTEDYIQIAADIVSAFVSNNAVRVSELPSLIEAVHTSLVKAAEQKVEEPVAEAKAPAVPVKKSITDEFIICLEDGKKFKSLKRHLSTAYNMSPDEYRTKWGLSPDYPMVAPAYASARSSLARQMGLGRKRDDALEEVATTAPTHMEEAPQAALAAEAPRKRGRPRSMKTAA
- a CDS encoding response regulator, with translation MMRILLVEDHEEIWDFLSRRLKRRGYDVVLATDGQSGVDKAVSDKPDVILLDMNLPIMDGWTAAGTIKSNATTKHIPIIALTAHAMSGDREKAIAAGCDDYHPKPIDFTKLIEQIEALGKSA
- a CDS encoding phasin, with protein sequence MTSSNYEIPNEMRDFAEKSVDQARKAFEGFMGAAQKAVGQVDESTSSVQNNAKAVGGKAMGFAEENIRSAFDHAQRLVRAKDVQEVLSIQSEYLRTQMTTIQEQAKQLGSSIQGAVHNATEAK